The Lepisosteus oculatus isolate fLepOcu1 chromosome 28, fLepOcu1.hap2, whole genome shotgun sequence genome includes the window acagggagagaagccgggggtcagagcgcagccattgtcattgtacagccattgtacagcgcccctggagcagttggggttaagggccttgctcagcggcccaacagagtaggattcctctgccggctgcgggatttgaaccggcaaccttccagccacaggcgcagatcctgacccacagagccaccgctccgccctcaTACCAGTGATCGGGACTCAAAGTCACACAGAACTCCTCATGTGGCCTTCCTTGCAGATTCGCTGTCTGTCGTCCGGCGGATCTCCGGGGACGCAGCAGAGGGGCGACACCAGGCCGCCTCTGTGCGGCCACTCTGCCCTCTCTTTGCGGGCAGCGGGCTACGCAACTTCCTTCCCCTTCCTTTTTTTGGGGACACACCTATGCTGGGATACTAAAAATCCGCCAACAGAGCAAGACATGGACAGAGAAACAGCAGGGGAGATGGAGGGAGGGGCACGAGAGCAGAAGCTGAGAGATCTCTGGGTTCTGCTGTGTCCAGACCAGTGGCAAGGAGCAGTCAAGgcagcagctctcagtgagcGACTCCGCACGGAGTTCTGTCTGCACAGGAGCTCTACACAGCAGCAaagcagcagggggcgctgacctctgaccccacaGCTCTGTCACTGCAAGCTAGTCTGCAGCAGAAATCACTGATGCCTAACACCCAAGAAGTGGCTTTGGAGGTCAGCAGGAGGTGCAGCTGACAGAATTCACCCTGGACAGCACTGGACCTTGAACCTGCAACAGCCCTGTAATAAACCCTGCTCCTCCCGTCTCACTGCTGCAGCTCGGAGCTGGCATGACGGACGGCAGGGCAGCAGCAGTGAGAGCCTCCTCAGTACAGCAACGGAATCACGCAGCTGGACGCCAGCGAACACGCCCGCGCAGTTTCCAACCTCTTCcacccaattcagggtcgctgGGGAgcgggagcctatcccagcaggcaacaggcGAAAGGCAGGGTGGACCGAACGCCCGACCACCAcagggcacactcacaccagtctTCTCAACAACCAATGAAGCTACCAGTATAAGGTGGCCTAGGTTGCCTGGAATAATGACTGGCCAGCGCTGCTGTCACATACAGGCTGCAGGAAGGCAGCTGAGGGCAGGGATGCAAAACCTGCTTCTCCATTCGCTTCCATGCAAATCCCTGACCGTTACACAGCCAGGTGCCGCTCGGAAATACAGCTCCGCTGGGCTGCGGACTGTGGTCCTTCACCTCCCCTGGAATCCTCTGGCAATGGAGGCCGAAAGCAGGAGAATAATCCCTCCCACCGGCGCGGGTTCAAGTAAGGCAGGCCAGCACGGACAGCACCTCCGCAGACCAAGGAACAGACAGAGCTGCCTGCCTGTCCCTCTGATGCCCACCTTCACCCCCGTTGACAGGGGGCTCTGTACCACCCCCGAACCCCTGATGCCCTTGGGGTTCATCAATCAACCCCCTTTCACTGGTGAAGTTTTAGAACAACAGTCTGCAGCCACACAACTTCGGAAAAGTTTCACCATCCTTAAAATGACAAACCGAAAACAAAGCAACCAGGTACGGCTGGACAGACCCAATCCCCAGTCCAGCCAGAGCCCCtgcgcactgctgtcagccccCTGTCCTGAACGAGCTGGTGTTTCCTACTGCAGACGCAACACAAAACGATGCAGAAAAGCGCTTTCCTCCGAACTGCAGACACATGCAGCCCGACCCGAGTGACCCACCCACCCCGGCTGGCCGGCTGCGGGTTCACACCGCCCCCTCCCCCGGGGGAGAGGCGTGTTCATCACCACAGCCCGGCACCACACTGACTCCGCCGAGGGGACACGGACAGACACCCCAGCCGCCCCGCCCCACTCCCGGCGGGGCGCACAACGAGCCCCCTCCTGCCCCGGGCTGCAGAATGAGAGATGATTTACCGTGTGATTGACCCCCCACATTAAAACGCTGAGGATGGGCTCGCTGGCACGGAATAATTTCACTTTCTGGCCtatgaaatgtttcttttttgttttggttttgctgGCGCTCACCGGCGCAGCGCTGGTGCAATTCGAAGACATGTTTCAAACGCGTTATTATCGCTTCTCTTGGTTATTACTGATGCGATTTGCAGAAGGGGGAGAGCAGGAATCCGAAAAGGAAACTCCTTTTTTTGTACAGCGAACACCAGGCtcctccgccgccgccgccgccgccgtaGATCTTCAGTGCGAAAGAGAAAAGGCGACGAAATTTTAGTAATTCAGCGGGCTTGCATGTTGCGCCGTGAGCCGCTCCTCCGGTCCCGGGGCTCGGTGCTCGGTCTCTCGCTCCCTCCGGCCTCCGTCTGTAACGGGGCGACTCGTCCCGGAACACCCACGGCTCCCCGCTGCTTCGATATCGGCTCACGGACAGGGAAACGAGCGAGCGTGGAAGAAAAGATGTTTATTCCTGATATTTAAATTCCATATTGACGCGTCCCTTCTCGCCGGCTGTTGTTACCAGACTCGGGGTCTCCAAGATGGCGGCGGGCGGAGACGGAGCTCGAGCGCCCCCTCAAGCGGCggaggtggaggggagtgcAGCGCCCTCTAGTGGCCGAGCGCGGGCACCGTGAGCGCAGGGATTCCCCCAGACGGGCCCTTCCTCGCTGCCCAGCGCCAGAGTCGCTGCGACAGTGATGGGCGAGCCTGAGTTTAGCTGGACTGTGCTCTGAACCCGCTCTGCTCGGACGGCCCGAGAGTCCCGCTGTAACTAGGCCGCCTCGCCTGCTCACGGCTCTGATCGCCCGAGACTCAGCGCGACGGTGCGCCTGGGACTCGGGCAGCGGGCGGGGTGGGGTGCAAGCGAGCAGGTTTTACATCAAGCGTGAGAAAAACGTGacttataaagaaaaaaaacacaggagcgAGAAATAAAGAGCTCAAAGCTGCTGAAGCTGCACCTCAGACCGAATGACACTGATACACAAGAGAGCTTCTTCCTGACCATCAAACAGTTAGAGATTAACCCCCTCATCTCTGAACTTCAGAAATAAGGAGAGTtccaagcagcagcagcagagctgGGCACTAACCTCTGCAATGCAAGGGTTCGAATTCATCACAGCATACGGCCGCAAGGCTCCCAGGCTGTCGCAGAAAGTAAGAATTTCCATTCAACTGATAGATCTGATCACAATTACTGAAAATAAGTTCCATGATGAGCCAggcatgtttgtgttttttctacCCAAGATTAAGTTCTGAAGTGTTAAAGCCagaaaacaggagacacttctttacacagaaaaTTTCTGGAGCTATGTCCTGAACCCTTGTTATTGAAGCTGATGTCTTGGGGAACTTCTCTGTAACAGCAGGACAGCTGTAGAGGACATCTGGATCAATACCTTTCTATCAGTCACACAGACAGGCTGACTGGCACCTTCTCCTTTGTAACCTATCTATATTCTAAAATGAGGCAGGTTTGTTGCCCATATAATTGCCATCCTCATTCCACAAAACAGACAAACCTGCTTTTGCCCCAATACACTTTGCAGACAGTAGCAGGACACATCAATTAAATTGATTCCCCCCTCCAagtataaagtatttttaattgaattaagaCATATAAACACCACCACCTCTCAGGAGCAATCACAGTTCATGGTCTTTGTACAGCTCCTCTATACAGCACTGAACAGGACAATTTAAACCAAGGCTGCCCATCACAGCTTAGGGGTGAAGTGTGAGGACCACTATCTGAAAACTAGCTCTTCAGGGTGACCTTTGTATGCGGGCGTATGTGGACATGTGACTGGGGCACTCCAGCACCAGGGGTGGACAGCCCCCCATCTTAGAATGCTGTCTTAAGACTTgaagacacgttttgactctgGCCACAGTGTGGAATCACTGACTCGCTTTCTCTGCCCTGATCGCTCTGTCCACCCAGCTGTCTGAAAAGGCAGCTGCATTGCTGGGGTGCTGACCTGAGGAGGAGTTTAGACCCGTCTTGTGCTGTCAGTCTGCTCAGTACTCTAGAAACAGGTGAGCACTAAACCTTTAGGAGCAGGCAAGCATGTACATACTGAACATATGTGAAGTTTGTGTGAACTTTGCAACATGGACCATTCTCGACTTCAGCAAGAAGACTGCGTACTGCAAGAAGACATTAAGACAACTGACACAGGACATAACTAaaatttaatctttaaaagCAATATTCTTACATGGTGCTGTTTGCATTGTCTTACAGTAATGTTCCAGGAAAAAGAAAGACAGCTCTTGATTATAATACAACAACGCTTGAGACAACTGAAACAGTGAGAGGTCCACAGTCTGGAGGTGAGAAATTAAATTCTTAACACGCAGATGTACACATTTGAATAAACTCCCATGCATCTCTGAAAAAACCAAACCAAGGTCCAGAATAAATACTGCAAACAAAGCCGGCTTTGACAGTATTTGTATTAGTATCtcagatttgtaaaaaaaaaaactgtcctgtataaaatatatcaaaatgaATCTCAGGAGGAAATACGAGTCTTTTCTTCCCTGAATGAAGGAACACTCTGTCCAGAATCACAAAGCCGCCCTCCTGCTCTTCTGCTCAAACTGACTCGCAGAGATACCTGCAGAGACAAGCTGCCAATCTAACAAGCAAAATGCTCTGGAAGCCTGACATTGTCCCAGAGGACACAGCAGCCTGAAAGTTGGGGACGAGGAGTGAGCTGTGGAGACGGACCTGTTGTTTTTCTGCAACACTTACAGAATTTAGCATTGAGCAGGAAAGAGCCCTATCTGTCCACAAGGTTCAATTTGACTTTCTGGAAAAAATAATGGATTCCTCAATTTAAGAAACAATTAACCAAACTAGACTGTTAGTTATAACCAAGAGACACTGATCTGAATCTGCAGGCATTTCCTTTTGAACACTGTTCTCCGTGACTCCGGTCCCTTGAGTGTCAGGTACAACACCAGCACACAGGCTGTTAAACCACACACTCACTGGGTTGGGCTTTGctatcacatacagtaaaagtaTCTATTACTTTATCTTATCTTGTTCTGTAACATTACAGCTGGAGGTACCAAAAACCGTGGATTGTAATCTCAGCGGTATTCAGCAAAACCCTTCTGATCTGTGCCGCGTTCAGGTGTCAGAAAGCCTGCTGCAGGTCTGCCTCCATGCTGCTAGACACCATGAACAGGCAGGACAGAATGCAGGCTGACGGACTGGACAGTGCTGCCTGCTGGCTGCTCCCAACACGCTATCAGGACACGGCAGTGGGGAACACAGGGACCCGGGATACCATATCTACTCCGAAACCTGAGACGCGTCTCTCCCCGTCGCGCTCACGCCGTCCCTTGCTTCCCTCCGCTACCTCTTCATGAAGTTCCTCTCCAGCGCCGCAGGAGTCCTCTGCAGGGAGTAGATGTTTCTCTTCACCCGGTCCTCCAGAGAGGAGGTGGAGGCGCTCTGCAGCTTCATGTCTCTGTGTCGGAGCGAGGCGGGAGGAAAGAGCAGGAGTGAGAGCCCTGCAGGGAGTCGGGGAGCCCCCCGCCCCAGCCAGcacggcggcggcggcggcggcggcgtgaCTCACCGGATGAACTTGTCGTCTCGGCCGCACTGCGCCTCCCGGGCCTTCTCTTGCTCCTCCTCCTCGCGGTACCGCTCCACGTTGCCAGCCCGCTCCTCGTCCCGCCAGCGGGCGAAGTCCATCATCTCGCGCCGCCTCCTCTCCAGCTCCTCGGCCGACAGCCGCCTGGGGCGGACAGGAACAGGGGGCTCAGAGGCAGCCGAGGCCGAGCGCAGCCGGCCCCGCGCCGCGGGAGACGCTCACTTACTTGGTGTGGCTGGAGCCATGCTGCCGGTGAGCACGGTGccgggggggcggggggctCTGGCCCCGGTGCTTCTGCTCCCTGTCGCCGCGGGCACTGCAGGCAGGGGGGAAAAACGCTCAGGTTCAGCACCTGATAGCAGCGCACACATCCACCGTCCAACAGGCAGTGGTCCAGCAAGCAGATGTTCTGTTAAAATTCTCAACTACTGTTTTATTTCACCAAGTTTACCAAAAAGACAGTCATAGTCATaggcagcagccatatcaccctgcagctcacagctggcagcccactggagctcagcaggcgtgagcctggtcagtacctggatgggaaaaattaaggctgctgctggaagaggtgttagttgggccagcaggaggcgctcgccctgcggtccatgtgggtcctaataccccagtatagtgacggggacactatactgtaaacaggggcagtcctttggatgagacgtaaaaccgaggtcctgactctctttggtcattaaaaaaatcccagtgcgtttctcgaaaacagtaggggtgtaacccgggtgtcctggccaaatttctgtaagcaattattaattattattattataattactatATAAAACCCTGACAAAAAAAGTTTGGAAGTGCTTTCTAAAGTTGTGCAGgcgggggcaggagagggcgaCAGCTCACTGCGTGCCGTGGCTGGAGCTCCTGTGTGGCGAGCGGCTCGGACCCTGGAGCCCTGAccgccctgcagctgcttcctGGTCCGGAGACGCTGCACGCTGGCGACTCCTGCTGGCCGGCAACTGTAGGAGCACAAGATTCAACAGTAGAAAAAAAGTCAATCAAGCGGACAATTAATCAAAGCCTGAGAATCCGGCTTGCAGTTGTAGGTGTACGGTACATAAAGAAATTCAGAGACTGTATggaagaattaatttaatctctCCAGGGCCACAGTTTCCTCATTCAAGGAACTCAGTTGCTTAATTGATTGCTTACCTATACATGTTGCCAGGTCAGGGTGACCTACAATTTCAGGGGATTGATTCAGgggactggggctctccagcACCAGGGAAGGAGACCCCTGCCTTCAAATATTTATGTGATATAAGACGGAATTTAATATGTAAACCCTGTGACTCAgctgaatattaaaataaggGGATCCGAAGACTTGGTTAGTGAACTGAAGGTGCAGGGGAACCTTCTGTGGAAGCGTGATGGCAGCACTCACCTGAAGGCCGTACCCAGGCAGGCGAGGCAGTGAGGAGGGCGGGGAGGGGCTGGTACTTCTCCGTCGAGACCTGAAAGACAGATATGGGTTCATCACTACTCTGCAAGGACAGGccacaggagagacagagggacaggcaCACAGAGAGGCACAGGCAGGCTGGGTCGTAGCCACACCTGGATGGCTGCTCCTCGTCACTACTGGAGTCCTCCTCGCTCGAGCTATGCCGGCGATGCTTCTTgtgcttcttctttttcttatccttcttctttttcttcttctccagGTTTTTCTGCAGCTGTTGGGGAGAGACAGCAGTGGTGAAGGACAGCTAAAACCAAGCAATCTGAACTGAGAGCTGCAGATGGCTGGAGCGAGAGACGGGGGTGTGTGCAGAGACTCTTACCATCTCCTTGATCTTCTTCATCTTGACAGGGTTGGTCAGCacctctctctttctgtcctctTCCcgtttactgaaaaaaaagttcacaACTGAAACAGCAGAACTGGAAGAGGTAAAATTTAAAAACTGGAGAAGCTGGAGCTGAAGCCGTCTCCATCTTGTCACCTGCAGCCCCTGCAAGGCGTCAGACTGAAGAAGAGACGCTTGGCTGAAATGGGCCGTGTCCAGCTCTGTGCTGGTAAACGGGACAGATGTGTGAAACTCACAGTCATTTACAATTTTCTTAAGGACATTCAGGCTCTCTTGCCTGTTAGTTCAGCCTCTCATTACTCTGCCTACACAACCAGCAGGGTCTTACACTCTGCTCAAGAAGCTTTTAGTATCCCCTTCTTATGAGTACAAGCATCTCTGGCCACACACGTCCAGTCTCGTTATTCCACAGCTCTGGAACTCACCCCCCTCCCATCTGAGAAACGGAAACTCTTTTATAGTCTTTAAGTCTAGACTAAAGACTCATCTGTTCAGCCAGGCTTTGAAATAGTATTTCCTGTTTTCCCCTTTCCCACATTGATCTGCACATTTCTCTTCAATGTGGTTTCTGTCCCTGCTGTGTTTCTTTCAGTTTATGCTTCCCTGCCGTCCTCAGTCCACAGCCTCAGCTCTCAGGCTCACCGGATGAGGAAG containing:
- the cwc25 gene encoding pre-mRNA-splicing factor CWC25 homolog, with the translated sequence MGGGDLNLKKSWHPQTLKNIERVWKAEQRHEAERKKIEELQKELREERAREEIQRYAEETGAVKKKDDRLDWMYQGPGGQVSRDEYLLGRPIDKQITQQYEEPDSGPSAQTGLLPGSIFNPPSAANAHDIAAKIREDPLFLIRKREEDRKREVLTNPVKMKKIKEMLQKNLEKKKKKKDKKKKKHKKHRRHSSSEEDSSSDEEQPSRSRRRSTSPSPPSSLPRLPGYGLQLPASRSRQRAASPDQEAAAGRSGLQGPSRSPHRSSSHGTHARGDREQKHRGQSPPPPRHRAHRQHGSSHTKRLSAEELERRRREMMDFARWRDEERAGNVERYREEEEQEKAREAQCGRDDKFIRDMKLQSASTSSLEDRVKRNIYSLQRTPAALERNFMKR